The Gammaproteobacteria bacterium region CCGGAAAATCAGCATCCAGGATGCAAAGGAAGCCAGCAGCAGTGCCAGCATCACGAGCTGCACGAGGAAACTGGCGTTGGCAATCAGTTCGAAAAAGGAAAGATCGGTACTCATGCTGAGAACTTCTCCCGGACATTGGCAAGAATGGCTTGCGGACGAAATGTCGATGCGGTCAGGCAGGCCACCTTGACGGTGCCGTCGAACAGCAGCATGTCATCCTGCTTGCGGACAACCCGTTGCCGGAACAGCAAGGAGCTGCGACCGCTCGCCTCGACCTCCACCGTAACGGCCAGTTCGTCGTCCAGTCGTGCCGGCTTGCGGTAGTTTCCTTCGATGGACACGACGGCAAACAGCGCATCCTGCTCCTCGATCATCCGCTGTTGCTCGAAACCCATCGAGCGCAGCCATTCGGTACGGGCTCGTTCCAGGTACTTCAGGTAGTTCGCATAGAAGACGACGCCACCGGCATCCGTGTCTTCGTAGTACACCCGAACAGGCCATCTGAATTGCTCAGTCACACCATCCACCCCATGGCTGAATTGCCGATCATTGTGTCTGCTTCGTCGGCGCCCTGCACGGTGTTGCACCGCCAATTCACGAAAAGTTCACTATCCGCAGGACCGATCGGTCGTTGCTCAACCGTTATGGTCGAACAGGTCCCCCGCTTGCCCCTGGCCACCCGGGGCCACCAGGCCGAAATGGGCATAGGCCGAGCGCGTCGCCATGCGACCACGTGCCGTCCGCTTCAGGAAGCCCTGCTGGATCAGGAAGGGTTCGATCACGTCCTCTATGGTGCCCCGCTCCTCGCCAATGGCTGCAGCCAGCGACTCCACGCCGACCGGGCCGCCGTCGAATTTCTCGATGATGGCCAGCAGCAGCTTGCGGTCCATGACATCGAAGCCATGCTTGTCCACATCCAGCATGTCCAATGCAGCATGCGCGATATCCGCCGAGACGGCACCGTCCGCCTTGACTTCGGCATAGTCCCTGACACGACGCAGCAGGCGATTGGCAATACGCGGCGTGCCGCGCGAGCGCTGCGCGATCTCCACGGCACCCTCTTCCTTGATATCGAGATTCAGGATGCCGGCCGAGCGACTGACGATGCTGGCGAGATCCTCGTTGGAATAGAATTCGAGACGTTGCACGATGCCGAAGCGATCCCGCAGCGGCGAAGTGAGCAAGCCGGCACGGGTCGTGGCGCCGACGAGCGTGAAAGGCGGCAGGTCGAGCTTGACCGAGCGCGCCCCCGGACCATCACCGATCATGATGTCGATCTGGTAGTCCTCCATCGCCGGATACAGCACTTCCTCGACTACCGGGCTGAGGCGATGGATCTCGTCCACGAACAGGACGTCATTCTCTTCGAGATTGGTCAGCAAGGCCGCCAGGTCGCCCGCGCGCTCCAGCACCGGACCGGAAGTCTGGCGCAGGTTGACGCCGAGCTCGTTGGCAATGATGTGTGCCAGCGTGGTCTTGCCCAGTCCCGGCGGTCCGAAGATAAGGACATGGTCCAGTGCCTCACGCCGCTTGCGCGCCGCCTCGATGAAGATTTCCATCTGCTCGCGCACGATCGGCTGGCCGACGTAATCCTCGAGCTTCTTCGGACGGATGGCACGATCGATGACATCGTCGTCACCGCTGGCCAGTCCGCTGATCAGTCGTTCGTCTTCCATGTTCATTTCCTGATGGAAGCCTGCAATGCCAGGCGGATGAGTTCTTCACTGCCAAGGTCATCCGCTGCAACAGCCTTCAGCATGCGCTGTGCCTCTGCCGGCTTGTAGCCCAGCGCAACCAGCGCATCCATGGCTTCGTCAACCGGCTGCGGCGCAGCCCCGGAGCTGCCAATGGAAGCTTCGAAGCTGCCCTTGTCCAGCTTGTCACGCATTTCGATAATGAGTCGCTCGGCCGTCTTCTTGCCGATACCGGGCAGCCGGGTCAGCGAGGCTGCATCGCCCTCGTGCACGGCCCTGGAAA contains the following coding sequences:
- the ruvA gene encoding Holliday junction branch migration protein RuvA — its product is MIGFLRGTLLLKQPPLLLVDVQGVGYEVEAPMSTFYELPDTGNEITLQTHLVVRDDAHLLFGFATSGERALFRELIKVSGVGARVALTILSGASVDQFSRAVHEGDAASLTRLPGIGKKTAERLIIEMRDKLDKGSFEASIGSSGAAPQPVDEAMDALVALGYKPAEAQRMLKAVAADDLGSEELIRLALQASIRK
- a CDS encoding protein TolQ; amino-acid sequence: MSTDLSFFELIANASFLVQLVMLALLLASFASWMLIFR
- the ybgC gene encoding tol-pal system-associated acyl-CoA thioesterase encodes the protein MTEQFRWPVRVYYEDTDAGGVVFYANYLKYLERARTEWLRSMGFEQQRMIEEQDALFAVVSIEGNYRKPARLDDELAVTVEVEASGRSSLLFRQRVVRKQDDMLLFDGTVKVACLTASTFRPQAILANVREKFSA
- the ruvB gene encoding Holliday junction branch migration DNA helicase RuvB, with protein sequence MNMEDERLISGLASGDDDVIDRAIRPKKLEDYVGQPIVREQMEIFIEAARKRREALDHVLIFGPPGLGKTTLAHIIANELGVNLRQTSGPVLERAGDLAALLTNLEENDVLFVDEIHRLSPVVEEVLYPAMEDYQIDIMIGDGPGARSVKLDLPPFTLVGATTRAGLLTSPLRDRFGIVQRLEFYSNEDLASIVSRSAGILNLDIKEEGAVEIAQRSRGTPRIANRLLRRVRDYAEVKADGAVSADIAHAALDMLDVDKHGFDVMDRKLLLAIIEKFDGGPVGVESLAAAIGEERGTIEDVIEPFLIQQGFLKRTARGRMATRSAYAHFGLVAPGGQGQAGDLFDHNG